One genomic window of Fusibacter sp. A1 includes the following:
- a CDS encoding HD domain-containing phosphohydrolase, giving the protein MNEKKLISKLTDIAIQLSNERDVDKLLHIILESCVEITNADAGSIFTLTDQGLQFEYTVNHSVDVPFEKSVIPINRQSIVGNCVLNKKSYNLKTMNDVKSLFNIEHNSSFDKKINYRTINMLVVPLLNYDGDVIGAMQLINKKEKNSSLIISYETNVDLPSFTLLDEQLTSSLASQAAILIDRTKLHLELSELLDTIITTLSTTLEQRDPVTAGHSRKVAEYSLLLANAINDNQGIYKEIHISDDRKKELEIAARLHDVGKIGVPEAVLQKKNRLSDANINEIEMRYYLMSELIKKDNDNTFNIDFSDNTVKYIEKIKEINKSNFLDEDSLNFLKMLRDEVPIIYNDLQLVFLNEEEYYNLSIKKGNLTDDERRKINMHVVYSKEILEKMSWGKTFANVPMIAASHHEKLNGKGYPMGIDQNDLSLFERILAITDIYDALTAIDRPYKAPMSIEKAFQILSYEVKDGALDKHLVDLFKSTML; this is encoded by the coding sequence ATGAACGAAAAAAAACTAATTAGCAAACTCACTGATATAGCTATACAGTTATCAAATGAACGAGATGTGGATAAATTACTTCATATAATACTAGAATCTTGTGTCGAAATAACCAATGCAGATGCAGGTAGTATATTTACACTAACGGATCAAGGTCTGCAATTTGAATACACGGTTAACCATTCTGTTGATGTTCCCTTTGAAAAAAGTGTTATACCAATTAACAGACAGTCTATTGTAGGAAACTGTGTCCTAAATAAAAAAAGCTATAATTTAAAAACAATGAATGACGTAAAAAGCCTCTTTAACATTGAACACAACAGCTCTTTCGATAAAAAAATAAATTATAGAACAATCAATATGTTGGTTGTACCTCTTTTAAACTATGATGGTGATGTTATAGGTGCCATGCAGCTTATTAACAAAAAGGAAAAAAATTCATCCCTAATTATATCTTATGAAACAAACGTTGATTTGCCTTCATTTACGCTGTTAGATGAACAACTAACTTCCTCATTGGCATCACAAGCAGCTATATTAATTGACAGGACAAAGTTGCATTTAGAATTATCTGAACTGCTGGATACAATTATTACGACCCTATCAACAACGCTTGAACAGCGAGACCCTGTTACAGCTGGTCATTCAAGAAAAGTTGCTGAGTATTCACTTTTGCTTGCTAATGCTATTAATGACAATCAAGGTATATATAAAGAAATTCATATAAGTGATGACAGAAAAAAAGAGTTAGAAATAGCAGCGCGTTTACATGATGTTGGTAAAATAGGTGTACCTGAAGCAGTATTACAGAAGAAAAATAGATTATCTGATGCCAACATTAATGAGATTGAAATGAGATATTATCTGATGAGTGAGTTAATTAAAAAAGATAATGATAACACTTTTAATATTGATTTTTCAGACAACACAGTAAAATATATAGAAAAAATAAAAGAGATAAATAAGTCCAATTTCCTTGATGAGGATAGCTTAAATTTCTTGAAAATGCTTAGAGATGAAGTGCCTATTATATACAATGATTTGCAGTTAGTTTTTCTAAATGAAGAAGAATATTATAATTTATCGATAAAAAAAGGGAATTTAACAGATGATGAACGTCGTAAAATAAATATGCATGTTGTCTATTCAAAAGAAATCCTTGAAAAGATGAGTTGGGGAAAGACTTTTGCCAATGTTCCAATGATTGCTGCTAGCCACCATGAGAAATTGAATGGCAAGGGCTATCCTATGGGGATTGATCAAAATGACTTATCGCTATTTGAAAGAATATTGGCGATAACAGATATTTATGATGCACTCACTGCTATTGACAGACCCTATAAAGCGCCAATGTCTATTGAAAAAGCTTTTCAAATACTATCATATGAAGTTAAAGATGGCGCATTAGACAAGCACTTGGTTGACTTGTTTAAATCTACTATGCTATAA
- a CDS encoding Crp/Fnr family transcriptional regulator: MNIQELKKIGKIECYGEDEKIFQQGEIGDSLFIILKGSVNVVITSSYDGNEILASVIKEGNIFGEMALVSDSRRGATIRTNEETTCLRIGQAKFDTFISQEPSIIVKMLKIMANRYYETIKQSKRNEEITYV, from the coding sequence ATGAATATACAAGAGTTAAAAAAAATTGGAAAAATTGAGTGCTATGGCGAAGATGAAAAGATATTTCAGCAAGGAGAAATAGGGGATAGTTTGTTTATAATCTTAAAGGGCTCTGTTAACGTTGTTATCACAAGTTCATATGATGGTAATGAAATTTTAGCCTCTGTAATAAAAGAAGGCAATATTTTTGGTGAAATGGCATTGGTTTCTGACTCGAGACGAGGTGCGACAATTAGAACAAATGAAGAAACTACATGTTTACGAATTGGTCAAGCAAAGTTTGATACTTTTATTTCACAAGAACCAAGTATTATAGTAAAAATGCTTAAAATAATGGCCAATCGATATTATGAAACAATAAAACAGTCTAAAAGAAACGAGGAAATAACTTATGTATGA